The genomic stretch GTTCTGTTTGAACCAGATGATTTGCGACTTTTGAGCGGTTCCCCTACTCGGCGCCGACAATTTATCGATAGATTCATCGCTCAGCTTGATCCGCAATACAGTATTTCACTGCGTCGGTATGAGCGTGCACTTAAACAACGGAATTCTCTATTAAAACAAGGTGCCTATAGCGATAGTATGTTTGCGTGGGATGTTTCGCTGAGCGAATATGGTGCTTATATTATAGAACAACGCCTGAAGTTTGTTGGTGAGCTTAACGGACGTTTAAACGCTGTTTATGGATCGATTTCACATACGGATGATATAGTTACGGTTGCGTACTCTTACGAGCCTCAAGGTAACGTAGCGCAGCGTCTTTTAGCAGAGTTACATCAGTATGCGGAAAAGGACAGACTACTCGGGTTTACCTCGACCGGGCCGCATCGCCACGATATCTTATTTAATTTCAACACCTCGCCTGCCCTTACGGTCGCCTCACGCGGAGAAGTTCGCTCTATCGTACTAGCCCTGAAGTTTCTCGAGGTAGACATCATCGAACTTATTACGGGTAAAAACCCTGTCATTCTGCTTGACGATGTATTCAGCGAGCTTGATAAAGAGCGTCAGAACTATTTGATTGATCTTACAAAAAAGAATCAAATTATTATTACGTCAGCAACCAATAACTCAAATCTTCATACGGACTACGTTACTAACCTGGTTATCTAGTAACCGCTCTGCTTATTGAGATCGACAAGTATATCGTTCGAAATATCCATATGATCTGGTGCTGTTAATATTAGCACCGGAGTCGCCACGAACTGCCACGTGCCATTTACTTTATGAAGAACCGTACGATATACATCACCTAGTTGTCCTGGCCCTGGCGATTTTTGCGTAATAGTTGTACCGTACCAGGTGCCATCGAGGTATAATTTACCACTATTAACCGTATATCCGCTCAGGATAGCTGCGTACTTGGCATCAATGACTGCGGTAATACTTGGAAGTTCGGCTGCCAAGACAGACGCTAAGTAATTAGATGAAAATCCTGGGTTTACGGATACTGACATGTCTTTATCAGCCACAGTAAAACTTATCTGTGAGTTATCGTATTTAGCATCGGTTGGAACTGCGTAGTATTTTGCAGGCTGCAAGGATAGTACCTGTGTTCCCTTAACCGTTCCCACTTTTGTGTCGCTGTCCGATTCGTCTGAATTGGGGTTGCGCTGGTATATATCTGCTGATAGGCCAGTCTGTCGAACCGTAAGAGTTACTTTGTGAAACGAGCTAAAGTATTTATAGGCAAACCCAGCGCCGATTAAGGCAATGATGATTATGCCGATGATGATGAGTCTAATGGTGTATTTTCTATTCATGATGCAAATGGATTCGTGTAATCGTTAAATTGAATTTTAAACTGTGTTGGGTCGTAACCTAAGTTCCGAATTCCCTCTATGGCACTGTTCCGGTAGCCTAAAGGCGCTTCTACGGTCAAAATGATAGAGTTACCACTTGGATCACTTGGATCGTTCCTGTAGCCGATGGTATAGATCATATTGTCGAGTGGTAAGGCAGTAGTAATTGGGTTTTTAGCGGTAAAAGCCTCACCAGTTGCATTCGCCTGTGCACCCGCAAGCCCTTCTACGGACTGATACTTACTCTGATTGTCTTGCTCCCACTGTTTTGCGGCGTCACTCACAGCGGTCATTTCAACGGTTATTACATGATTTGTGGCATCAATATATTGTGTGGCTGAATAGTCGGCAAATCCATCCTTAGCGGCTTTAACTGTATAGGTTTGATTTGGTAATAGATAGGTTGTGCCTGCACCCACGCTATTGTTGTTTATCGTTATCTTGGCGTCATCTGGAATGGCATTTATCGTGACAGTAATCTTGCCTCCCCCAGTTATACCTTGGTAAATCCCGTAGACAATGAGCCCCACGATAACAAGCGCAATTGCAATGATAGCTATCTTCACGCCAGGTGGCAGTTGTTTCCATATATACATATAGTTCTCCTTACTTCTTCCTGAACCAGCTGAAACCGGCCATACTTAATCCTTCATGTCCAGCCATTGGTGCGCGCCAGATCGAGTAAGAGGCAGACGCTACTTTTGTAGGGCTATGGAAGTTTGGAATATCTCCCGCGTATACAAAAGTATGTCCGCTGGACATAGCAACATCCCCTGGCTGAAGTTTTCCAGTATCGATACTTGTTGCCGAACCGAGGCTCTGCCAATTGGCTTGCAACCAGGCGAGCTGTGCGGGGGTAGCACCTCCCTTACCACTGCTGTTATATTTCGGTTCAAAGCCGCTATCTACCATGAGTGTCGTTACAAATCCACCACAGTCGACACCGGGGTATTGCCCACCACCAACGTAACGGCCTTGATCACGTGCTCTTTTTACAGCGGCAGCGTATTCAGGTTTCTCTGTTGTATAGTCTGCGGCGTGATAATCTGGCCATGCGTAGGCAAAGATTGTCTGTGCTAAGTTACCGCCAGTAAATGCAGTATTGCCGCACTCATCACGGGTATTTAGCGGAACGGATTGCTCCACTCCCTTTATAACACCATCAGCGTAGGCTTGTTTGAGCTTCTCGGAAATAGCCGTTCCTTGATCTTGTCCAATTTCGTTGTAAACCCATGGCACATCCGGTGACCAGAGTTCGACAAGTGGCGTGTTACCCGTCGACTCTATGCCTGGACGGTTAAACGACGCCGTTTCTTGGGTATTTCCAGGATCTGTCGTAACAGGATGACCTTCGCTTGTGGTTCGAGTCGTTGCAAAGTTATTAGCATATGCCTCGCTCTTTTGAGCAGTTGCCTGGTTGGTGAACGTATCTTTTTTGCTACCATACTGACGATAGGTACCGACACGCTGTGGCCATGCTTGGTTTACACTGCCTGGTGTTGTATGGAGGCTTATGCCGATACTTGCACCAGCTTGTTTGGCAGCGTTTGCTCTATCTCTAAATTTAACCTGTTGATCGTCAGTGGTGCGCGCGAGAACAACTTTATATCCTTCTGTTTCGAGTGCCGTTTTTACTCGATTGGCAACGTCTAAGACATCGGTACTCTCAGGCATGTTGTGAGACTCAGAGGTGACCAGGCCGCTTTGTTGATCAGTGTAGGTTGGTATAGCACCACCATGGCCTGGGTCGATAAAAACCACAGGTGCAGTACTCGTCGAAGCTGATGCACCAGCAGCTGTGTTTTTTCCGCCAAATTCTGCCAAAATAGCTTTTGCAGCACCACCACGATCTTGAATGACTTTTTGCGGACTGTCGGATGATACCTCAAAGTTGTTATGCCAAAAGACCGTTGCGTCTTCCACGGTTTTTTGTAGTTTAAGTGTATCCCATTCGTCTTTTGCGTTTCCAAAACCTGATGCCGTGACAGGTCTCGACATACTTTCGTTATGGAGAAAAGTTAGTTCAAAGTTTAGGAGTGCGTCCAGATCAGAAGCAGGTATCTTAGACTGGATGGCAGGATCTTTTGCCCAGTCGTATTGGATGTCAGCATATTTAACAAGTTCGGGGTGCTCTGCCTTTAATTTTCCAAGTACACCGCTACTTGGTGCACTGTAGCGACGACCACCATCCCATTGAGGCAATCCCCATCCATGCCCCGAGGCGCTATCCCATGGACTAAATGCTTGATCTCCTTGAAAACGTGTTGGAATGAAAGCGGATTCAGCCTCCATATTACCCATAACTCCAGCCGCTTGTTCATCCGATAAATTCTGTTGTTTAAGGAAATTCCATATTTTTTCCTTAATACTGTTACCTACAAGATTACCTGTTGCATTACTATACGAGCACGACTTATCGTAAAAAAGAATATCGTTATTTGCGTAAAATACTTGATCGGCCGCGTAGGTTTCGCTTGCGATGGAGAGCGTACAAAACACTATGCCAAAGATTATCAATGCAGTCCGTTTTATATGGTTTAACGAAAAGTAATGTCGTACTTTTTTCACAATGCGAATCCTCTATTTGAAAGTAGTCGATAGTCAACCTGTGTTAATAAATTACTGAGAGTGAAGCCGATATTTTGTAGACTAGGATTCCCCGTTGATGAGATCGGCGTTACAGTAGTGCCTGGATCAACCGCATGAATAGTGACAACTCCTGTTCCTGTTTGGAAACCGAGGAGATTGGCTGTTTGCCACCACAGGTCAATTGCGCGTTTGTGACCGTTGATATCAGCACCACCTGCGCCAATATCCTCCTTAGTTGCGATAACTTTCTTGCCGTTATAGTCTATTTCAATCTTTGTACCATCTGGAATACTTCCAAGGGCTGTGCCATTGGCAAGTTCTGCAAAAGCAGTTACACCAGTCATGTGGTTGCCATGGTCGCCCAGGTCGTTTCCTCCGTTATCTGCAAGATTCTCTACCCACTGGCCACTTCCACTATCTAAGGAGCCGCCAAAGACGCTCGCACCAACAACCATGCCGGTTGCGGGAATGTTTCCTACTTGAATGTACGCTGGATTTACGACAGTAGAACCTGTGTTTGTGGAGCTATTTGTTGGTGGGTTGTCCATGCCATCTACCACGCCACTATCAATAACATAGAGATGGAACATCTTTGCCTCTTCTGTATTGTTCGCGTTAACATCGTAGCAATGTGAAGGTAGTTGGTTTGCTTCGTCACCAACGTCGGTAATTTGCTTACTGTCGTCAAGACAGTCAGTTGAGAATTTAGCGAAATCACTACCAACGACGGGATCGCCATTACCATCAATTTGTTGGTTATTGATCATCCACTGAGTTACGTCAGTATCTGGATCGGCGCTTTGGAGCATCCCGACATCATTGAAGCCCATTTCGGGATTACAGTACATAGTGAGTGCAAGTTGAGTACTTTGTAGGAATGTATCATTGCAATCGCCTGATGTGTTGCCGTCGGCAGCTAGGGCTGTCGAATCGCCTATTAGGTTTCCTATATTAAGACTAGATAGAATGGCGGCAGGTGCTGTTAAGAGGCTGCTGTTTTTAATTTTTGAAGCGAATGTGTAAAACGTAGAAGCTAGTGCATTACTTGCAGAGTATGGGTCATTGACGTTTAACGGATTGCTTTGCGCGCGCATGTCAGCTACATAGGTGGCAGTTGAGGAATTGTTAAAATCGTTAAAGGCGGCTGCCGAGTCTTTAGATAGCGGCACCATGCCACGCTGTTGTGCGGTAACTTGGTTTGTCGCATCAAGACCGTTTCCAATTGTATCTGGAGCAACGACACCGTTTATATCGCTATTGATTGTACCGGATATAACACGAGCCAAATATGGAATAGCATAACGCTCGGTTAGATACCCGGCAAGGAATATGCCCGCCGCCGATCCTGCCATTTTTAAGAATTCTTTTGTAGCGACCTTAGCTGCGTTTTTTAAGGCATCTTTCGTAAGAGCATCTGTCGCCTTCTTGACTACGTCTTTTGCCATGCTCTTTACGAGATTGGTAATGGTAGTACGAGCGACAGTAGATGCTTCTTTTGAAAGAAGTTTGGTAATAAACCCCGTGAGAGCTCCCTCGCCAGGTATAAAGCTTGATAACGAAAGCACGCCTTGTACAAATGGATTCGTTACAACACTACAGGCGCCTCGAACTGTTTCTGCGCCGCCCATGTTAGCATTAATCCAGTTAATGACCGCAGCAAATACCTGTATTACCCCGTTTCCGAGCGCACTAGAGCCTAGCGCGACATCCGTCGGCTTACCGTATTCGGCCCTACTGTAAGTCTGCGAATCTCCGAAGGTGTTGCCGTACTGGTCAGCTGTCTCTAAGATCTTTGCCGGCTGTTCAACATCGTTTGGTTGTGCATCACCCGCCTTAATTTTATCGGCTGTCGATAGGAACTGCGCGGCGTAGCGCATAGCTTGCACAAGGACGATTGTCTTCGCTGCAATAAGAATGGTATTAGTGAGCTTATACGTGCCACATATACCGACTAGAAAGTCCGCTGGATTTAATAGCCCGACTGCTTTTTTTAGGCCGGATGGCGATGATATCGCATCCTCTGTCATAGTTGCAGCAGCCGCTGGATCGGTCGGAATACTTGCTATTGGGTCACCCGCAGTCGCTGCTTGTTTAAGCTGGTCAGCTTCGGAATTAACATTGGTTGCTGCATCACCTAGATCAACCTGAGCTGGTTGCTGATTTGGAGGAAGAGGCTTACCGTTAGCATCGGTCGCAGGGGGTGCTTTCTGGTTGTCTGCGTTGTAACTCTCTCCGCTTTCATTGGCGACGATTTTTTGTTGAGTTGTCTTCTCGTCCTCTCCCCATTGTGGATTTGTCGTCAGTTTTTTGTCTGCCCTGATCTTTTTGGATACTTTATCATTCCAGGAAAGCCATCTCGGTGCAAATACACTACGACTTAAGTCGCGGGCCTCCGCCTTAGTGCTTATAGTTTTCAGGTAGTCCTTTGCTTCAACTTTTGTTCCGTCTGCAAGAACAAGAGTTTTACCTCCCGTGTAGCGTCCGAGAGTGTTTTTTGTCAGGGGCTTGCCGTCTTTATCGAGAATTTCGGCACCTTGAATACGAAGACGCTGCACTTGCCTGTCGGTAAGACCACTAAAACGACAACGAACCTTAATGGTACACGTTGCGTTTGTTGAGAATATACGGCCCTTCATAATCAAATTGGAGCGTGCTTCAACAACAGATGACATCTTATCGACCATATTTGTAGTGATTTCTTTTAGGTGTATAAGAAGGCCTGCCGGACCAATAATAGTACCACCCATAATTCCAGTACCACCGAGGAGTCCAATGATAAGTCCAAGTGGCCCCTTCTTTTTTGCTTGAGCAAAGAAAGTTGTAGGCTTTTTTTTGCCACCTTCACTCGATACGTCTGTTTTCCAACCGGCATCGTGTTCATGCTCCTTGGTCTTGTCGATGTTTTTTGTTTTGGCTACATTTGCGTTTTCTTGGTCGGAATTGGTGGTCTGGTCGTAATTAGCCGCCATATCTTCAAATTCACGATCGTAAGCACCTTGTTCCTGATTGTGAAGATCGTGCGCGCTATCAGAGGCGGGATAGAACCGCTCGTCTGCCTCGGCATCGTTTTTATAACTCGCTACCACCATAAACTGTCACTATTATACGCTATATTCGCCAGGATTCATGTATCCAGTTGTTGGGGGTTGTTGTGGACTTTGTGCTTGAAGAGGCGTCTGCGCTTGGATGGCTGCAGATGGGTTGGTTGTAATAAGTCCCTGTTCCGTTTGGCTAGCTACAATTTGGATATGAACATGGTTTTGTCCGGCAAAGAATAGACCTTGTCCGACTGGAAAGTTAGCAAGACGCTTTCGTTCTTCCTCAGTTAACTT from Candidatus Chromulinivoraceae bacterium encodes the following:
- the recF gene encoding DNA replication and repair protein RecF (All proteins in this family for which functions are known are DNA-binding proteins that assist the filamentation of RecA onto DNA for the initiation of recombination or recombinational repair.) — translated: MDPITAIKVQHVRVHKSYSLDVSPNVTLITGTNGSGKTSLIEALYIALQGSSFKGSDGDVLRRGAEWYRIDIGYQNQASRSVKFDPSRSSGRKQFIVDGKTNYRLPDRYKYPVVLFEPDDLRLLSGSPTRRRQFIDRFIAQLDPQYSISLRRYERALKQRNSLLKQGAYSDSMFAWDVSLSEYGAYIIEQRLKFVGELNGRLNAVYGSISHTDDIVTVAYSYEPQGNVAQRLLAELHQYAEKDRLLGFTSTGPHRHDILFNFNTSPALTVASRGEVRSIVLALKFLEVDIIELITGKNPVILLDDVFSELDKERQNYLIDLTKKNQIIITSATNNSNLHTDYVTNLVI
- a CDS encoding PEGA domain-containing protein — translated: MYIWKQLPPGVKIAIIAIALVIVGLIVYGIYQGITGGGKITVTINAIPDDAKITINNNSVGAGTTYLLPNQTYTVKAAKDGFADYSATQYIDATNHVITVEMTAVSDAAKQWEQDNQSKYQSVEGLAGAQANATGEAFTAKNPITTALPLDNMIYTIGYRNDPSDPSGNSIILTVEAPLGYRNSAIEGIRNLGYDPTQFKIQFNDYTNPFAS
- a CDS encoding phage tail tip lysozyme, whose product is MKKVRHYFSLNHIKRTALIIFGIVFCTLSIASETYAADQVFYANNDILFYDKSCSYSNATGNLVGNSIKEKIWNFLKQQNLSDEQAAGVMGNMEAESAFIPTRFQGDQAFSPWDSASGHGWGLPQWDGGRRYSAPSSGVLGKLKAEHPELVKYADIQYDWAKDPAIQSKIPASDLDALLNFELTFLHNESMSRPVTASGFGNAKDEWDTLKLQKTVEDATVFWHNNFEVSSDSPQKVIQDRGGAAKAILAEFGGKNTAAGASASTSTAPVVFIDPGHGGAIPTYTDQQSGLVTSESHNMPESTDVLDVANRVKTALETEGYKVVLARTTDDQQVKFRDRANAAKQAGASIGISLHTTPGSVNQAWPQRVGTYRQYGSKKDTFTNQATAQKSEAYANNFATTRTTSEGHPVTTDPGNTQETASFNRPGIESTGNTPLVELWSPDVPWVYNEIGQDQGTAISEKLKQAYADGVIKGVEQSVPLNTRDECGNTAFTGGNLAQTIFAYAWPDYHAADYTTEKPEYAAAVKRARDQGRYVGGGQYPGVDCGGFVTTLMVDSGFEPKYNSSGKGGATPAQLAWLQANWQSLGSATSIDTGKLQPGDVAMSSGHTFVYAGDIPNFHSPTKVASASYSIWRAPMAGHEGLSMAGFSWFRKK